ACCAGCCCGGTGAACCTGGGCTCGGCGGCGGTCGTCAACGTGTGCGGCAGAGTTGTGCTCATCCCTCGATAGTGGCACCGGAAAGCCCCCGTCGCCCGCGCCCGAGGGCCCCGTGCTACCGAGCGCGTGCCCATGGCCCTACGGTGTGCACATGGCACACCAGGAGCCGGTCAACGGCTTCGCTGTCGCGGTGGTCCGTGAGGACGGCCGCTGGCGGTGCAGCAAGATGGACAGCTCCGCGCTGTCCGAGCTGGATGCGGCGATCACGGAACTGCGCCAACTGCGCTCGACAGGTGCCGTCTTCGGGATGCTGGCGGTGGACGACGAGTTCTTCATCATCCTGCGCCCGGTCCCCGGCGGGGTCGCGCTCCTGCTCTCCGACGCCGCCGCCGCGCTGGACTACGACATCGCCGCCGACGTCCTGGACCTGCTCCGGGTGGACCCGCCCGACGAGGAGGACGACGAGCTGTGGCCGGAGGGCGACCTCGCCGTCCTC
This portion of the Saccharothrix syringae genome encodes:
- a CDS encoding tRNA adenosine deaminase-associated protein → MAHQEPVNGFAVAVVREDGRWRCSKMDSSALSELDAAITELRQLRSTGAVFGMLAVDDEFFIILRPVPGGVALLLSDAAAALDYDIAADVLDLLRVDPPDEEDDELWPEGDLAVLADLGMPQHELQVIVDEVELYPDEQLQMIAQRCGFGDEFTKVLDTIQA